The Prosthecobacter vanneervenii genome has a segment encoding these proteins:
- a CDS encoding MerR family transcriptional regulator has protein sequence MPCPIQLASKLSGLSQHVIRIWERRYSALSPSRTCTNRRMYCDEAVKRLKLLKTLTENGHRIGGVARLSTAELEALVQDLTAVPQAAQAPAPAPAVAPGTTLPAEPATPQPVAEPASPAAPAQVSPEQCVEDALEASKRYDCEGLRRIILQARMQYGQRGMLHRVICPMLIKVGSQWQFGEMRPGHEHILTAVIREILLTPVPGSQVPLHAPELIVATPAGELHELGALIVAASARDLGWYVTYLGPNLPVEEIAACAIARNATAVALSVVYPEGCPVITEKLRRIRDLLPANMRLIVGGRSAESYRTLLPELAIKWVSCLHGLDDALSKTPR, from the coding sequence ATGCCCTGTCCCATCCAGCTAGCCAGCAAACTCAGTGGCCTCAGCCAGCATGTCATCCGCATCTGGGAGAGGCGCTACAGTGCACTGAGCCCCAGCCGTACCTGCACCAACCGGCGCATGTACTGCGATGAAGCCGTGAAGCGCCTGAAGCTGCTCAAGACCCTGACGGAAAACGGCCACCGCATCGGCGGTGTGGCACGGCTGAGCACCGCCGAGCTGGAGGCGCTGGTGCAGGACCTGACCGCTGTGCCCCAGGCCGCGCAGGCACCGGCACCCGCCCCTGCTGTGGCACCCGGCACCACCCTGCCGGCAGAGCCCGCCACCCCGCAGCCTGTGGCCGAGCCCGCCAGCCCCGCCGCCCCTGCGCAGGTGAGCCCCGAGCAGTGCGTGGAGGACGCCCTGGAAGCCTCCAAGCGCTATGACTGCGAAGGCCTGCGCCGCATCATTCTCCAGGCCCGCATGCAGTATGGTCAGCGCGGCATGCTGCACCGCGTCATCTGCCCCATGCTGATCAAGGTGGGCAGCCAGTGGCAATTTGGCGAGATGCGCCCCGGCCACGAGCACATCCTCACCGCCGTCATCCGCGAGATCCTGCTCACCCCGGTGCCCGGCAGCCAGGTGCCGCTGCATGCGCCGGAGCTCATCGTGGCCACACCCGCAGGGGAGCTGCACGAGCTGGGCGCGCTCATCGTCGCCGCCTCCGCACGGGATCTCGGCTGGTATGTGACCTACCTCGGCCCCAATCTGCCCGTGGAGGAGATCGCCGCCTGCGCCATCGCGAGGAATGCCACCGCCGTGGCGCTCAGCGTCGTGTATCCCGAGGGCTGCCCCGTCATCACCGAAAAGCTGCGCCGCATCCGCGACCTGCTGCCGGCCAATATGCGCCTCATCGTGGGTGGGCGCTCCGCCGAGAGCTACCGCACCCTTTTGCCCGAGCTGGCCATCAAGTGGGTCAGCTGCCTGCACGGCTTGGACGACGCCCTGAGCAAAACCCCGCGATGA